In the genome of Raphanus sativus cultivar WK10039 chromosome 4, ASM80110v3, whole genome shotgun sequence, one region contains:
- the LOC108848795 gene encoding acyl-CoA-binding domain-containing protein 3-like isoform X2, translated as MEFFLEMLLTAVVALLFSFVVAKLVTVSMAGNSDRSSDQAEETENGVVAVEEEEELCSGLKMDAPVVQNERRLLVVVEENAELVDGFGREADGVVDEFEETGKEEDLVVTSDESLAGVSPENVIDEEMMVCGEDKQRDSVEELIVRTVGAESTASVSLENLRAEEIMIRGQEVGSSEVVVSECEEVRVEESNTVEESEHEMELDTIGEKEELSIEEEKDDDDDDWEGIERSELEKAFATTSNLLEESGKAEEIGDEAKMELYGLHKIATEGSCRETQPMAIMVSARAKWNAWQKLGNMSQEEAMEKYLALVSKEIPDLLNNLGKLPETETSVVLPPNSGSLEDPATVETTGVESIKNGGWNLT; from the exons ATGGAGTTTTTCCTGGAGATGCTTCTCACGGCGGTTGTTGCGCTTCTGTTTTCTTTCGTTGTGGCAAAGCTCGTAACTGTGTCTATGGCCGGGAACAGCGATCGGAGTTCTGATCAGGCGGAGGAAACAGAGAACGGTGTTGTtgcggtggaggaggaggaggagctttGTTCTGGTTTGAAAATGGATGCTCCGGTGGTCCAGAACGAGAGGAGACTCCTAGTTGTTGTTGAAGAGAATGCGGAACTAGTGGATGGGTTCGGAAGGGAAGCTGATGGAGTTGTTGATGAATTCGAGGAAACGGGTAAAGAGGAAGACCTGGTGGTTACATCCGATGAGTCATTGGCGGGTGTCTCGCCGGAAAATGTGATAGACGAGGAGATGATGGTTTGTGGAGAAGACAAGCAGAGAGACTCGGTGGAAGAGCTTATTGTTCGGACGGTGGGAGCTGAGTCCACTGCTTCTGTCTCGCTGGAAAACTTGAGAGCAGAGGAGATTATGATTCGAGGGCAAGAGGTGGGAAGTTCAGAAGTTGTAGTCTCAGAATGTGAGGAGGTTAGAGTTGAAGAAAGTAATACAGTGGAGGAGAGTGAGCATGAGATGGAGTTGGATACTATAGGAGAGAAAGAGGAGTTGAGCATTGAAGAAGaaaaggatgatgatgatgatgattgggAGGGAATAGAGAGGAGCGAACTTGAGAAAGCCTTTGCCACCACTTCAAATCTTTTGGAAGAATCCGGGAAAGCAGAAGAGATTGGTGACGAGGCTAAGATGGAGTTGTACGGACTGCACAAGATCGCCACTGAAGGGTCATGCCGAGAGACACAGCCTATGGCCATCATGGTCTCTGCTCGTGCTAAATG GAATGCGTGGCAAAAACTTGGAAACATGAGTCAAGAGGAGGCAATGGAGAAGTATCTTGCACTTGTTTCAAAGGAGATTCCTGATTTGTTGAATAAT TTAGGGAAGTTGCCAGAAACAGAAACCTCTGTTGTCTTACCTCCTAATTCAGGATCATTAGAAGATCCGGCCACCGTAGAGACAACTGGTGTTGAATCCATCAAAAATG GAGGTTGGAACCTCACATAA
- the LOC108848795 gene encoding acyl-CoA-binding domain-containing protein 3-like isoform X5 produces MEFFLEMLLTAVVALLFSFVVAKLVTVSMAGNSDRSSDQAEETENGVVAVEEEEELCSGLKMDAPVVQNERRLLVVVEENAELVDGFGREADGVVDEFEETGKEEDLVVTSDESLAGVSPENVIDEEMMVCGEDKQRDSVEELIVRTVGAESTASVSLENLRAEEIMIRGQEVGSSEVVVSECEEVRVEESNTVEESEHEMELDTIGEKEELSIEEEKDDDDDDWEGIERSELEKAFATTSNLLEESGKAEEIGDEAKMELYGLHKIATEGSCRETQPMAIMVSARAKWNAWQKLGNMSQEEAMEKYLALVSKEIPDLLNNLGKLPETETSVVLPPNSGSLEDPATVETTGVESIKNAS; encoded by the exons ATGGAGTTTTTCCTGGAGATGCTTCTCACGGCGGTTGTTGCGCTTCTGTTTTCTTTCGTTGTGGCAAAGCTCGTAACTGTGTCTATGGCCGGGAACAGCGATCGGAGTTCTGATCAGGCGGAGGAAACAGAGAACGGTGTTGTtgcggtggaggaggaggaggagctttGTTCTGGTTTGAAAATGGATGCTCCGGTGGTCCAGAACGAGAGGAGACTCCTAGTTGTTGTTGAAGAGAATGCGGAACTAGTGGATGGGTTCGGAAGGGAAGCTGATGGAGTTGTTGATGAATTCGAGGAAACGGGTAAAGAGGAAGACCTGGTGGTTACATCCGATGAGTCATTGGCGGGTGTCTCGCCGGAAAATGTGATAGACGAGGAGATGATGGTTTGTGGAGAAGACAAGCAGAGAGACTCGGTGGAAGAGCTTATTGTTCGGACGGTGGGAGCTGAGTCCACTGCTTCTGTCTCGCTGGAAAACTTGAGAGCAGAGGAGATTATGATTCGAGGGCAAGAGGTGGGAAGTTCAGAAGTTGTAGTCTCAGAATGTGAGGAGGTTAGAGTTGAAGAAAGTAATACAGTGGAGGAGAGTGAGCATGAGATGGAGTTGGATACTATAGGAGAGAAAGAGGAGTTGAGCATTGAAGAAGaaaaggatgatgatgatgatgattgggAGGGAATAGAGAGGAGCGAACTTGAGAAAGCCTTTGCCACCACTTCAAATCTTTTGGAAGAATCCGGGAAAGCAGAAGAGATTGGTGACGAGGCTAAGATGGAGTTGTACGGACTGCACAAGATCGCCACTGAAGGGTCATGCCGAGAGACACAGCCTATGGCCATCATGGTCTCTGCTCGTGCTAAATG GAATGCGTGGCAAAAACTTGGAAACATGAGTCAAGAGGAGGCAATGGAGAAGTATCTTGCACTTGTTTCAAAGGAGATTCCTGATTTGTTGAATAAT TTAGGGAAGTTGCCAGAAACAGAAACCTCTGTTGTCTTACCTCCTAATTCAGGATCATTAGAAGATCCGGCCACCGTAGAGACAACTGGTGTTGAATCCATCAAAAATG CAAGCTAG
- the LOC108848795 gene encoding acyl-CoA-binding domain-containing protein 3-like isoform X3, translating into MEFFLEMLLTAVVALLFSFVVAKLVTVSMAGNSDRSSDQAEETENGVVAVEEEEELCSGLKMDAPVVQNERRLLVVVEENAELVDGFGREADGVVDEFEETGKEEDLVVTSDESLAGVSPENVIDEEMMVCGEDKQRDSVEELIVRTVGAESTASVSLENLRAEEIMIRGQEVGSSEVVVSECEEVRVEESNTVEESEHEMELDTIGEKEELSIEEEKDDDDDDWEGIERSELEKAFATTSNLLEESGKAEEIGDEAKMELYGLHKIATEGSCRETQPMAIMVSARAKWNAWQKLGNMSQEEAMEKYLALVSKEIPDLLNNLGKLPETETSVVLPPNSGSLEDPATVETTGVESIKNVSPER; encoded by the exons ATGGAGTTTTTCCTGGAGATGCTTCTCACGGCGGTTGTTGCGCTTCTGTTTTCTTTCGTTGTGGCAAAGCTCGTAACTGTGTCTATGGCCGGGAACAGCGATCGGAGTTCTGATCAGGCGGAGGAAACAGAGAACGGTGTTGTtgcggtggaggaggaggaggagctttGTTCTGGTTTGAAAATGGATGCTCCGGTGGTCCAGAACGAGAGGAGACTCCTAGTTGTTGTTGAAGAGAATGCGGAACTAGTGGATGGGTTCGGAAGGGAAGCTGATGGAGTTGTTGATGAATTCGAGGAAACGGGTAAAGAGGAAGACCTGGTGGTTACATCCGATGAGTCATTGGCGGGTGTCTCGCCGGAAAATGTGATAGACGAGGAGATGATGGTTTGTGGAGAAGACAAGCAGAGAGACTCGGTGGAAGAGCTTATTGTTCGGACGGTGGGAGCTGAGTCCACTGCTTCTGTCTCGCTGGAAAACTTGAGAGCAGAGGAGATTATGATTCGAGGGCAAGAGGTGGGAAGTTCAGAAGTTGTAGTCTCAGAATGTGAGGAGGTTAGAGTTGAAGAAAGTAATACAGTGGAGGAGAGTGAGCATGAGATGGAGTTGGATACTATAGGAGAGAAAGAGGAGTTGAGCATTGAAGAAGaaaaggatgatgatgatgatgattgggAGGGAATAGAGAGGAGCGAACTTGAGAAAGCCTTTGCCACCACTTCAAATCTTTTGGAAGAATCCGGGAAAGCAGAAGAGATTGGTGACGAGGCTAAGATGGAGTTGTACGGACTGCACAAGATCGCCACTGAAGGGTCATGCCGAGAGACACAGCCTATGGCCATCATGGTCTCTGCTCGTGCTAAATG GAATGCGTGGCAAAAACTTGGAAACATGAGTCAAGAGGAGGCAATGGAGAAGTATCTTGCACTTGTTTCAAAGGAGATTCCTGATTTGTTGAATAAT TTAGGGAAGTTGCCAGAAACAGAAACCTCTGTTGTCTTACCTCCTAATTCAGGATCATTAGAAGATCCGGCCACCGTAGAGACAACTGGTGTTGAATCCATCAAAAATG TTTCACCTGAAAGGTGA
- the LOC108848795 gene encoding acyl-CoA-binding domain-containing protein 3-like isoform X1: protein MEFFLEMLLTAVVALLFSFVVAKLVTVSMAGNSDRSSDQAEETENGVVAVEEEEELCSGLKMDAPVVQNERRLLVVVEENAELVDGFGREADGVVDEFEETGKEEDLVVTSDESLAGVSPENVIDEEMMVCGEDKQRDSVEELIVRTVGAESTASVSLENLRAEEIMIRGQEVGSSEVVVSECEEVRVEESNTVEESEHEMELDTIGEKEELSIEEEKDDDDDDWEGIERSELEKAFATTSNLLEESGKAEEIGDEAKMELYGLHKIATEGSCRETQPMAIMVSARAKWNAWQKLGNMSQEEAMEKYLALVSKEIPDLLNNLGKLPETETSVVLPPNSGSLEDPATVETTGVESIKNAPMAPAHHQLIS from the exons ATGGAGTTTTTCCTGGAGATGCTTCTCACGGCGGTTGTTGCGCTTCTGTTTTCTTTCGTTGTGGCAAAGCTCGTAACTGTGTCTATGGCCGGGAACAGCGATCGGAGTTCTGATCAGGCGGAGGAAACAGAGAACGGTGTTGTtgcggtggaggaggaggaggagctttGTTCTGGTTTGAAAATGGATGCTCCGGTGGTCCAGAACGAGAGGAGACTCCTAGTTGTTGTTGAAGAGAATGCGGAACTAGTGGATGGGTTCGGAAGGGAAGCTGATGGAGTTGTTGATGAATTCGAGGAAACGGGTAAAGAGGAAGACCTGGTGGTTACATCCGATGAGTCATTGGCGGGTGTCTCGCCGGAAAATGTGATAGACGAGGAGATGATGGTTTGTGGAGAAGACAAGCAGAGAGACTCGGTGGAAGAGCTTATTGTTCGGACGGTGGGAGCTGAGTCCACTGCTTCTGTCTCGCTGGAAAACTTGAGAGCAGAGGAGATTATGATTCGAGGGCAAGAGGTGGGAAGTTCAGAAGTTGTAGTCTCAGAATGTGAGGAGGTTAGAGTTGAAGAAAGTAATACAGTGGAGGAGAGTGAGCATGAGATGGAGTTGGATACTATAGGAGAGAAAGAGGAGTTGAGCATTGAAGAAGaaaaggatgatgatgatgatgattgggAGGGAATAGAGAGGAGCGAACTTGAGAAAGCCTTTGCCACCACTTCAAATCTTTTGGAAGAATCCGGGAAAGCAGAAGAGATTGGTGACGAGGCTAAGATGGAGTTGTACGGACTGCACAAGATCGCCACTGAAGGGTCATGCCGAGAGACACAGCCTATGGCCATCATGGTCTCTGCTCGTGCTAAATG GAATGCGTGGCAAAAACTTGGAAACATGAGTCAAGAGGAGGCAATGGAGAAGTATCTTGCACTTGTTTCAAAGGAGATTCCTGATTTGTTGAATAAT TTAGGGAAGTTGCCAGAAACAGAAACCTCTGTTGTCTTACCTCCTAATTCAGGATCATTAGAAGATCCGGCCACCGTAGAGACAACTGGTGTTGAATCCATCAAAAATG CTCCGATGGCACCAGCCCACCACCAACTCATTTCTTGA
- the LOC108848795 gene encoding acyl-CoA-binding domain-containing protein 3-like isoform X4, which yields MEFFLEMLLTAVVALLFSFVVAKLVTVSMAGNSDRSSDQAEETENGVVAVEEEEELCSGLKMDAPVVQNERRLLVVVEENAELVDGFGREADGVVDEFEETGKEEDLVVTSDESLAGVSPENVIDEEMMVCGEDKQRDSVEELIVRTVGAESTASVSLENLRAEEIMIRGQEVGSSEVVVSECEEVRVEESNTVEESEHEMELDTIGEKEELSIEEEKDDDDDDWEGIERSELEKAFATTSNLLEESGKAEEIGDEAKMELYGLHKIATEGSCRETQPMAIMVSARAKWNAWQKLGNMSQEEAMEKYLALVSKEIPDLLNNLGKLPETETSVVLPPNSGSLEDPATVETTGVESIKNGKT from the exons ATGGAGTTTTTCCTGGAGATGCTTCTCACGGCGGTTGTTGCGCTTCTGTTTTCTTTCGTTGTGGCAAAGCTCGTAACTGTGTCTATGGCCGGGAACAGCGATCGGAGTTCTGATCAGGCGGAGGAAACAGAGAACGGTGTTGTtgcggtggaggaggaggaggagctttGTTCTGGTTTGAAAATGGATGCTCCGGTGGTCCAGAACGAGAGGAGACTCCTAGTTGTTGTTGAAGAGAATGCGGAACTAGTGGATGGGTTCGGAAGGGAAGCTGATGGAGTTGTTGATGAATTCGAGGAAACGGGTAAAGAGGAAGACCTGGTGGTTACATCCGATGAGTCATTGGCGGGTGTCTCGCCGGAAAATGTGATAGACGAGGAGATGATGGTTTGTGGAGAAGACAAGCAGAGAGACTCGGTGGAAGAGCTTATTGTTCGGACGGTGGGAGCTGAGTCCACTGCTTCTGTCTCGCTGGAAAACTTGAGAGCAGAGGAGATTATGATTCGAGGGCAAGAGGTGGGAAGTTCAGAAGTTGTAGTCTCAGAATGTGAGGAGGTTAGAGTTGAAGAAAGTAATACAGTGGAGGAGAGTGAGCATGAGATGGAGTTGGATACTATAGGAGAGAAAGAGGAGTTGAGCATTGAAGAAGaaaaggatgatgatgatgatgattgggAGGGAATAGAGAGGAGCGAACTTGAGAAAGCCTTTGCCACCACTTCAAATCTTTTGGAAGAATCCGGGAAAGCAGAAGAGATTGGTGACGAGGCTAAGATGGAGTTGTACGGACTGCACAAGATCGCCACTGAAGGGTCATGCCGAGAGACACAGCCTATGGCCATCATGGTCTCTGCTCGTGCTAAATG GAATGCGTGGCAAAAACTTGGAAACATGAGTCAAGAGGAGGCAATGGAGAAGTATCTTGCACTTGTTTCAAAGGAGATTCCTGATTTGTTGAATAAT TTAGGGAAGTTGCCAGAAACAGAAACCTCTGTTGTCTTACCTCCTAATTCAGGATCATTAGAAGATCCGGCCACCGTAGAGACAACTGGTGTTGAATCCATCAAAAATG GCAAGACTTGA
- the LOC108848791 gene encoding 3-oxo-Delta(4,5)-steroid 5-beta-reductase-like, whose protein sequence is MSWWWAGAIGAAKKKIDDNYEPTQSYQSVALIIGVTGIIGNSLAEILPLSDTPGGPWKVYGVSPSPRPTWKPDHPVSYIQCDVSNADEARAKLSPLTDVTDVFYVVATCTSEANGSTLRNVLRTVVPSAKNLRHVCLQTGTKHYVIEESLDPPFTEDMPRLKNKNCFYYTLEDVLFEEVKKKESSNVTWSVHRPNTIFGFSPHSLINVVGTLCVYAAICKQEGSPLLFPGSKEAWEGYSAASDADLVAEQQIWAAVDPYAKNEAFNCSNGDVFKWKHMWKVLAEKFGIEEYGFEEGKNVGLVRMMKGKERVWDEIVKKNRLKEKKLEDVGVWWFADDVLGVGGMIDSMNKSKEHGFLGFRNSKNSFVSWIDKYRAFKIVP, encoded by the exons ATGAGTTGGTGGTGGGCTGGTGCCATCGGAGCTGCCAAG AAAAAAATCGACGACAACTATGAGCCAACGCAAAGCTACCAAAGCGTCGCACTCATCATCGGCGTCACGGGGATCATCGGAAACAGCCTCGCCGAGATTCTCCCTCTCTCCGACACACCAGGCGGTCCATGGAAAGTCTACGGCGTCTCTCCAAGTCCTCGTCCCACCTGGAAACCCGATCATCCCGTTAGTTACATCCAGTGCGACGTCTCCAACGCCGATGAAGCTCGAGCAAAGCTTTCTCCCTTAACAGACGTCACAGACGTCTTCTACGTCGTCGCGACGTGCACAAGCGAGGCTAACGGCTCCACGCTGCGCAACGTCCTCCGCACGGTTGTACCGAGCGCGAAGAATCTCCGACATGTCTGTCTCCAGACAGGGACCAAGCACTACGTCATCGAGGAGTCTCTCGATCCTCCTTTCACGGAGGATATGCCGAGGCTGAAGAACAAGAACTGCTTCTATTACACTCTGGAGGATGTTCTGTTCGAGGAAGTCAAGAAGAAAGAGAGCAGTAACGTGACTTGGTCTGTGCATAGACCGAACACCATCTTCGGTTTCTCTCCTCACAGTTTGATCAACGTTGTGGGGACTCTCTGCGTCTACGCAGCCATCTGCAAGCAGGAAGGGTCTCCTCTGCTTTTCCCCGGGAGCAAGGAGGCGTGGGAAGGATACTCCGCGGCCTCGGACGCTGACTTGGTCGCCGAGCAGCAGATCTGGGCCGCGGTTGATCCGTACGCCAAGAACGAGGCGTTTAACTGCAGCAACGGCGATGTATTCAAGTGGAAACATATGTGGAAGGTTCTCGCGGAGAAGTTTGGGATCGAGGAGTATGGGTTTGAGGAAGGGAAGAACGTTGGGTTGGTGAGGATGATGAAAGGGAAGGAGAGAGTGTGGGATGAGATTGTGAAGAAGAATCggttgaaggagaagaagcttgaGGATGTTGGTGTGTGGTGGTTTGCTGATGATGTGCTTGGTGTTGGAGGGATGATTGATAGCATGAATAAGAGTAAAGAACATGGGTTCCTTGGTTTCAGGAACTCTAAGAACTCTTTTGTCTCTTGGATTGATAAGTACAGGGCTTTCAAGATCGTGCCTTGA